The genomic region GATAGGAAAAGTTACCACAGAAGATGTTGCCGCTATCGTTGCCATCCATGAATCAAAGATTGTTGAGCCGATAGGCATCTTCTATAACAAGAAGTGGAATATAGCCATCCTCCATGTTGTGAATGCTGTTGCAAACATCGAGTGGAAGCTTGCTGAGGTTATCGACGATCTGGTCAAAAAGCTTAAAGTCAAGGAGATTGTTTCCTTGGAAGGCGTCGGCTCCCAGATTCCTACAGAGACAAGCAGGGTATTTTACTTCCTGACCAGTACAAAGAACGAGAAGAAGATCAAAAGCCTTGCAATCGAGCCATTGAAGGAAGGGATCATCATGGGAGTGACTGGAGCGATCCTGCTCAGGATGGAGCATTTTCCAACAACCTGCTTCTTCGCAGAGACCCATACCCAGATGCCGGATTCAAAAGCTGCTGCAAAGATCAT from Candidatus Nanoarchaeia archaeon harbors:
- a CDS encoding PAC2 family protein: MQLQLNKKPQNCTLIIGFPGFGLVGTIATEFLIEHLQTVKIGKVTTEDVAAIVAIHESKIVEPIGIFYNKKWNIAILHVVNAVANIEWKLAEVIDDLVKKLKVKEIVSLEGVGSQIPTETSRVFYFLTSTKNEKKIKSLAIEPLKEGIIMGVTGAILLRMEHFPTTCFFAETHTQMPDSKAAAKIIETLDKYMGLAVDYKPLLKQAEKFEEKLKDLMKQSQQSQDMQDKKKLSYVG